CACCAGGATGGGTGCttggcggggagaaccttattccatttttgggagccgccgccgtctcgtcttttTGAGAAGGACACAAACCTAACAGAACTTGAAGAAACACATAAAAACATAGCCCTCCACCGGTAAGGGCCGAAATTCACCAAGCCGCCATGGACCTAAGGCCATCGAAAACGAGACGGACAGGCGATGACGCGTTGGCCGGCTATTTTCCTGTGAAATAATCACTTGGGGAGAACAAGGCGCACTAGATGCATGACGACTCCTACTCTTGGATTATCAGTTTTTCATTAGGCGCCCTATGAACTTGGAAGGAGTAAATACTTTGTTTGCTTTAAGTATGACCATTGTAGCCCGCCTAATTGTACAATAAAACTGAAACACCATTGAGTTGGCCTCAGATACCTAAAGCAAACTCAACATGTTCCGAGTTTATGTATTTCATGGGCTGATTCATGAAATATTTTATTACTCGAAGTCTTAAATGTAAAATCTTGATAGTCGTAGTGATGAGGATGCAACATCCAGATATGGTCAGCAAGGCCGAAAGCCAACCTAGTGACCTTGACATTGGCCAGACTTTCGACTTAGACCCATCTTCTAGATGAGTGCCTCTATCATCTTGAGGAACAAGTCAACCAACCATGACACTCAGGGGGCCATGGTCGGCGCGACCAGTGGTGGCACGCATGAACTTGTGAATCGGCCCAAGCCATATAACCCTAATTGAGCACGGTGAGGGTCAATCTGCGTCGATGTGACTCACAGTGTCGAACGTGGCATTGGACTCTCTCCGGACAATGGATCAGCGCCATGAAGGAGGTGTAGCACAAGAGAAGGAATACGAGTTCGGGAAGGGAGATAGATCTGCGGTGTTCGACTGCCTGGCATGGTAAAGGCGGGGGGAGAGGGAGTGGTGATGGATACATGTGAAGTGGGCGGGAGGTTGGATTGTACTAAATTTAAGGGGTGGCGTCAAAGAGAACATTGATCGGCCCTAGAATAAGCCAATCAGTATTAACATCCCATCACTGGCCGCCTTTAAAATATTCATAAAAAAGAGTTATACCACTCCAAAAAATTGTTCACGCCCTTAAATATCTTCACACGTTTAAAAACTttttcatcacatgttttaaatgttcATACAATGTAAGTATTTGTTTAAATAATtatcaaaaaaaatattttttagcattaaaaaaagttcacagttagaaaaaatgttcatgacCTTTAAAAAATATTCTATGTGTGTTTCAAAAATGTTCTTCAGGTATTTTTAAAATATTCAATAAGCATATgagaaatgttcaacatgtatttgaaaaaatggtcAACGAGTATGAAAAAATCTTTaatgtgtatttgaaaaatgttcaacatgtattcatACAATATAATTTCTTCTGTGTAACTACGAAAAGAATGTTTTGAACCATTCAAACATGTTCAtgacatttgaaaatatatttgcatGTTTAAAAAGAATCTTCATAACATTTATGATACATGTTTAAAGTGTgtttagaaaatgttcattgtgtattgaAAAGATGTTCAATGTGCGATTAACAAATACAGTACTAAACATGTATTTGGAAAAATATTCGAGGAGAATTTGAAATATGGTTAAAGTGTATCTTAATATTGTTCAACTTGTGTACAGAAAATGTTTAAACTGTATTCAAAAAATTCAACTTCTATTTtgaaaaacataaataaagaacGATGAAAACCAATAACAAAAACGCATGGAACCTTCCCAAAATCAGCCAAAGCGGGTGGAAGATTCCACAAACCGGTCTTGCAAGCTACCGAAAACCGCTAGTTGCTAATTTGGGCCGGCCCACTTTGTCGATCCCTGCAGGTGAGGTCAATGGATGACTCGCAATTGGCGAGATATAGCTCCCGTGCTCATGTCTCGCGGGTAACACATGCGGGATACTTAGTGATCCACTGATGTACACCCGGGAGGTACCTAGTGAGCAAACCATTTAGGTCCGTTATATTTATTCTCTTATAGGAGCCGACTAGATTTGTTTACAGGTGATTGTTTTTTGAAAAACAACTAAAAATGGCCAAGAGGGAAGAAAAATTCCAAGGCATCATAAAATAGTTCGAAAATATGGAAAAAGTTTGCCAATTTATGAAATGTTtgtcaattttaaaaaatgttctcggatttCAAAATTGTTGAatgcaaaaaatgttcatcaattcaaAAAATTATCATGGATTTGAAAAATTGTTCACACAATCACAAAAATCTTGGATTCATAAATTGTTTACAGTAATAAATAGTTCATGAAGTTGAGGCATTCAAAAAATGCTCCaaaatcaaaaaatgttcgtaAATTCAGAACATGTTCCTGAATTAGAAAGAAATTCGCAGATTAAAAACATCTCTGAATACAAAAATTGATTGCGGATGCAGAAAATGTTCATAAGCATTTGTGTTCATACAGGTGAGTGTATGTGAGCATCTGCGATTGTACCGTGCTCAGAAAAAACTTAAGTATGCATGCATGCACTTATGACATCTACCAGTGTACATATGGCATGCGGAGTAATCAGTAGTGCGATGCATGCATGCTTGGTTTTTTATGGATCAGTGAACATCAAGATGTAAAAGGTGGCATTAGAGAAGAAGAAAATATTCAGCATGACTTTTAATTTTATCAAGGATCATTTAGGCAAAACAGAAAGATgtatctaatgcatgggtaaagaTGTGAATCTGATCACGATTGATGCAATCATGCATGCGCTTACATATGAATATACAACTCATGCTGGCATATCACGGGTCGAATTAACCCAACTTGAAGTCTTAAACAAACTTTTCATTCCAGGTACGTGTACAAGGATGTATATCCTTTtacaaatattcaaatcatgcatttACTACCATAACAGGATACAATGACATTGATCAATCACAAGCCTATCAAGCATGCATGCACGAGCGAGGGAGCCCATGCAAACGCCTGACATACGAACTGTAACAGAAAAATCATACGTATAATGCGCGCGTATGACAAGCAAACTGGTTACGAGTTGACGATTATGCATGTATAACATTCATCCATGGATGGATGAATCAGATGGGGCAGGTGAAGTTCGCGGGGCACTTTTTGCCGCACTGGTTGAGGAGAAGGGTCAGGTCAATGGGGACGTCGAGCTTGATGCCGAGGATGTTGGCCCTGATGGCGGTGCAGAGGCACACAGCGGCGTCGAGGTCGGCGAGCCCGCCCAGGAGCGGGCAACACTGCTCGTTCGCCGGCACACCGATCCTGAGCTTCAGCAGGGTCAGCACGTTGGCGCACACGCCCAGCTTCAGCGTGTTGATCGGGCAGCTGCCCCCGCCAGTCGATGGCACGACAGGCGGTGGGCGGATCGGCGGGATAGGAACGACAGGCGGGCAGTTGGGCCCGCAGCCCTGTACGGCGGCGAGGAGGATCAGGTTCAGAGCGAGGAAGAGGGCGAGCTTAGACGGCGCCATTGCTCTTACTGGTCTGTGGGTAAGCTTTGCAGGCTTTGCTAGCTTGGGATGGTTTTCTTGGGTTGCATGCAAGTGACTCGTTCGTGTCATGGTCAGTGGAGCTAATTAATTCGACTCTTGACGTAATTTGTAAAGATTATGTGCAACCGTTCATTATTGTACTAGCATGTTACGTACCTGTGTATCACCGTTGGAGCATGATCTGTTCGCTAAAGAACAAAACCTGATAGCTGAGCCATGAGACTTTGCTTTAGTTTCCGGAAAAAAAGTACTCCCATATGCATATTCTCTGATGTGTGCATATAAATATTTGATGGCTTTACAAGTGTATAGCCATAATAATCTGGAGCATAGCTAGGGACAAAGGAAATATATCAGGCATGGCGGCGCTATGAGCTGGCATACCCCGATCATCCGGGTCACGGGAGGCGTATATAGACCATTGTGTTGTATGGTTTTGATTTCATGTGTCTACTTTACGTTTCATACTTTGGTTTATTCTACTGGCTTGTTGGCATGCATGGACACGAATGCTCAGCTAGCCGTAAAATTATTGTTTAATGGCCCATTGGTAGCGCTGACCAATAATACCAACTATAGATAATACCATGCGCGTTGCTGCAGAAATTCGCTGCAATATGTTTCAATTAGATTTGATTGCGTGGCATATATATTTAGATCAATATAAATTT
This portion of the Triticum dicoccoides isolate Atlit2015 ecotype Zavitan chromosome 7A, WEW_v2.0, whole genome shotgun sequence genome encodes:
- the LOC119327786 gene encoding cortical cell-delineating protein-like translates to MAPSKLALFLALNLILLAAVQGCGPNCPPVVPIPPIRPPPVVPSTGGGSCPINTLKLGVCANVLTLLKLRIGVPANEQCCPLLGGLADLDAAVCLCTAIRANILGIKLDVPIDLTLLLNQCGKKCPANFTCPI